A genome region from Pseudanabaena sp. Chao 1811 includes the following:
- the sugE gene encoding quaternary ammonium compound efflux SMR transporter SugE — translation MDWINLIIAGLLEVVWASSLKYTDGFTKPIPSLITIATLVASFILLAQALKTLPVGTGYAVWTGIGVVGTAIVGSVFLGEPRDLQRFICISLIVCGIVGLRFTGSK, via the coding sequence ATGGATTGGATTAATTTAATTATTGCGGGACTATTGGAAGTTGTTTGGGCGAGTAGCTTGAAATATACCGATGGCTTTACGAAACCGATTCCTAGCCTGATTACAATTGCCACCCTTGTCGCCAGTTTTATCCTTCTTGCCCAAGCCTTAAAAACCTTACCCGTTGGCACAGGCTATGCCGTATGGACTGGTATTGGTGTCGTCGGAACTGCGATCGTTGGTTCCGTATTTCTAGGAGAACCCCGTGACCTACAACGATTTATCTGTATCAGCCTGATTGTTTGCGGAATTGTCGGTTTGCGGTTTACAGGATCGAAATGA
- a CDS encoding heavy metal translocating P-type ATPase — translation MTQSIKTSNSQSSSLALTIAGMKCAGCVAVVEKRLLACEGVKAASVNLLTEKATVVYSDEAAPQDFAPQLIEAIAKAGFSAEFIDQRDRQSKLKSPNLSVPQTLWFGISQEVAIPALLVILAIVGHLGLIGVVDLPLLGNMYAHWIVSTVALGWVGRPIWWDGLKSLWYRAPNMNSLVGLGTISAYLASTIALYVPQLGWQCFFEEPVMLLGFVLLGQALLERAKGKASNAIRALMELQPASARLLVNSTDGEIQVPIAVEDLQVGDRIVVWAGEKIPVDGEIITGSSSVDESMLTGESMPVAKQLGARVTGATLNLTGSITVQVLQTGAETTLARIVSLVESAQASKAPIQYLADRVAGYFAYSVMAISALTFLIWYGLLHTEIVFSLRLAIAVLVVACPCALGLATPTAIMVGTGMGAEKGILIKGGASLEKIDQLSAVVFDKTGTLTTGKPEVTDVITNDLMVFGNSMIDQTTFKSLIDREVPTSALRVLQLAASAEVGANHILGAATIAKAQELNIELLPTQSSQIVTGCGVEALLTTGETVLVGNAAWLSDRQVTIPSEISERSQQLAQLGKTPIFVAVNTQLLGIIAIRDRLKPEAPEIVRQIEAMGLQVWMLTGDRQETAIAIANQLGIPAERAIAEVKPDGKADAILKLLASGQRVAMVGDGVNDAPALASATVGIALSSGTDVAMETADIVLMRHGLSDVVPAIELSRATFSKIRQNLFWAFAYNTLAIPVAAGILYPSFGISLNPTIAGLAMALSSVSVVMSSLSLRARN, via the coding sequence CCACAGTTAATTGAAGCGATCGCAAAGGCAGGATTTTCGGCAGAGTTTATTGATCAAAGAGATCGCCAGTCAAAGCTTAAATCTCCCAATTTGAGCGTTCCACAAACTCTATGGTTTGGCATTAGTCAAGAAGTAGCTATTCCTGCCTTGTTAGTAATTTTGGCGATCGTCGGACATTTAGGATTAATCGGGGTGGTGGATCTACCGCTCTTGGGCAATATGTATGCCCATTGGATCGTTTCTACGGTGGCGCTCGGCTGGGTTGGTCGCCCGATCTGGTGGGATGGTTTGAAATCATTATGGTATCGCGCCCCAAACATGAACTCCTTGGTGGGACTGGGAACGATTTCCGCCTATTTGGCAAGCACGATCGCTTTATATGTACCGCAGCTAGGTTGGCAATGCTTTTTTGAAGAACCTGTCATGCTTTTGGGGTTTGTGCTGTTAGGTCAAGCACTCTTAGAAAGAGCTAAGGGCAAAGCCTCCAATGCTATCCGTGCGCTCATGGAGTTGCAACCTGCGAGCGCTAGATTGCTTGTCAATTCTACCGATGGTGAGATTCAAGTCCCGATCGCTGTCGAAGATTTGCAAGTTGGCGATCGCATTGTGGTTTGGGCTGGCGAAAAAATCCCTGTCGATGGTGAGATCATTACGGGTAGTTCTAGTGTCGATGAGTCAATGCTCACAGGGGAATCGATGCCTGTGGCGAAGCAATTAGGCGCAAGGGTCACAGGGGCAACTCTGAATTTGACGGGATCAATTACTGTCCAAGTTTTACAAACTGGCGCAGAAACGACCTTGGCGCGGATTGTGTCACTAGTGGAGTCCGCACAGGCTAGTAAAGCACCGATTCAGTACTTAGCCGATCGCGTGGCGGGATATTTCGCCTACTCGGTAATGGCAATCTCAGCATTAACCTTTCTCATTTGGTATGGACTACTCCATACGGAAATCGTATTTAGTTTGCGCTTAGCGATCGCGGTTTTAGTAGTAGCTTGTCCCTGTGCATTGGGCTTAGCCACACCGACAGCGATCATGGTTGGCACGGGCATGGGCGCAGAAAAAGGAATTTTAATCAAGGGTGGGGCAAGTCTAGAAAAAATCGATCAATTGTCCGCAGTTGTCTTTGACAAAACTGGGACTTTAACAACGGGTAAACCTGAAGTTACAGACGTGATTACCAATGACTTAATGGTGTTTGGTAACAGCATGATCGATCAAACAACTTTTAAAAGCTTGATTGATCGCGAAGTACCAACATCGGCTCTAAGAGTTTTACAACTAGCGGCTAGTGCCGAAGTTGGTGCAAACCATATCCTTGGAGCAGCAACGATCGCTAAAGCCCAAGAGCTAAACATCGAGCTACTACCAACCCAATCTTCGCAAATTGTCACTGGTTGCGGCGTGGAAGCATTACTGACAACTGGCGAAACAGTTCTAGTGGGTAATGCGGCATGGTTAAGCGATCGCCAAGTGACAATTCCTAGTGAAATTTCAGAGCGATCGCAACAGCTAGCACAATTAGGTAAAACTCCAATTTTCGTGGCAGTGAATACTCAACTCTTGGGGATAATTGCTATCCGCGATCGCCTTAAACCCGAAGCTCCTGAAATTGTGCGCCAAATCGAAGCGATGGGTTTACAGGTTTGGATGCTCACAGGCGATCGCCAAGAAACGGCGATTGCGATCGCCAATCAGTTAGGTATTCCCGCCGAAAGAGCGATCGCGGAAGTGAAACCCGATGGCAAAGCCGATGCAATTCTCAAATTACTAGCCTCAGGTCAGCGTGTGGCAATGGTTGGCGATGGGGTCAATGATGCCCCTGCCCTCGCTAGTGCTACCGTCGGCATTGCCCTCAGTTCAGGAACCGATGTGGCGATGGAAACTGCGGATATTGTGTTGATGCGTCATGGGCTAAGCGATGTTGTCCCTGCGATCGAACTCAGTCGCGCCACCTTCAGCAAAATTCGCCAAAATCTATTTTGGGCTTTTGCCTATAACACTCTAGCGATCCCCGTTGCCGCAGGCATTCTCTATCCCAGTTTTGGCATCTCTCTCAATCCCACGATCGCAGGTTTAGCAATGGCACTTAGTTCTGTAAGCGTTGTGATGAGTTCACTATCATTGAGAGCTAGAAATTAG